The window ACGTTGACTGCAGCGGTGCAGATGGCTGTGATGCGAAATGCCCAGGCAACGCTAATGTTGGAAATCATGGCTTCCGTGGACAAGCTGTAGATGAGACCTCCAATACCGCTTCCTGCAGCTGCAATTCCGTTTGCAATGCCCTTTCTCCGGTGAAACCACTGAGGAATAATGCCAATGGTGCCGATATACAAGAATGAACAGCCCCAACCAAACAGCAACCCCTGAGATAGAAAGAGGTGCCATGACTGCGTAGCGAAGCTTGCTCCAATCAAAGCACCTGCCTCCATGATGGCACCCATAAGTAGCGGAGGCTTGGTTCCAAACCTTCTGGTGGCGTGTGTGACGAGGGgggcgatgaggaggatcTGAGACTGGGATAGACCGCCGATGAAGGAGTAGGCGATTTCCGATGTCCCGGGAAAGGCGTTTGTCGAGATGTAGTGAGTGAGATATACACCAAAAGCCTGTCGTAAAGGGGTTTATTAGATTCTTTTCTGACGATTTGGCGAGATACCAGGTTCTTGAAGTTATTAATATGGACTTACACCGTTGACTCCCCATGTGCTTGCTGTAATCATCAATTGGCACACAACGCATACCCAGCCGTATCCGCCATCGTGCTCGTCACCTCGTAGTGGTTGTTCTTGTACACCGGTGTTTTCAATCGTTTCTTCGGAAATAGGGGTTCCGACTTGATCTAccgtctcgtcgtcgctggcAAAATTTTGTACAACCGTCATCGTGATTTTCGAAAGGGGGAACAAATGTCAAAGACCAAAAGAGTGCTTTGAGGGCTTGTAATTAGGATGTGATCAAACTACGAGgattaaataataaacaaTAATGCCCTTGATattgcatatatatatatgtactaTCCCTTTCACGCCCTGCATACTAACATATATGTTGTATGTGTATCATTACGTCGTCCCTTGCGCTTAGAAAAACTAGTATCAGCTCATAAGATCGCCCCGGATAGCATCTGTGCCGATCAGGGTTTTACTGCCGAGCTGGTTCCGATCCATCTAAACGAAGAATCAAAATCATGACCGCATTCGTTTTCGCTTCTCGTCTAACTTGACTATCGTGACGGTCTGGCGGATGTATCCACAGCTTCCATTGCATCTCCGGGCGGCTCGCTGAGGCTTTCCTATCTGGGACTAGTACAACACATATATCAAGACATCATGTCTTGCCCACTCTGACAACTCTTACGGCGCGGCCTCGGAGAAAGAGAATTGCCAAGAGGATGCAAATTCACATCTTTTGATATTGATAGCCGATTGATGAATAGCCTATCTGAGGGTATCATTGAGAAATGAGCCTCCGCTTTGCTAGATACCTGATATAACCCCCCTCTGTTCTTCATTATGTCATCGTGACACGGCTGCAATCCGTGCACTCGCGTATTTGTTCTGAGatagaatacatgtaccttttATGTACGGGAAATAATACGCCGTGCTGAATATCTGAAGGATATGTGTTTATGTAGGCGCATGCCAACTTATATGATTCAGGATATTACCGTGTCCTTCAATTTGTACATATCGAAATACCGTTCATTATCTTGGCTGAGAATTAAGCCGAAACAAGCTTGATATATCGTTAGCCTTGGGTCTGAGTTCACATTGTCGTTGAATATTGACTTACATTCTCACTCAAATTGTCGTTTGCCCCTCTCTCCGTAACTTTAACTTCGTCGCCTACTCGAAGCAAGGCCCCGTTGGGACCTGCAAACGACCACTGTCCAAAGACTGGTTTCACTGGGCAGACGTGTTAGCCCATCATGAACATGAAGAGATTAGAGAGAAGCCTTACTAGGGTACGCCTTGTTTACGCGTCTATCTCTAGCTATTAAGCCGTAGACTTGTGTGCTCCTCGGAGATCCACCCCCTGTCTGTATGTTGGCGTTGATACTCAGACAGCGAGGGGTCTTGAAGACACAGCGGACAACTGCTTTTGGCGTAGTCCCGTCTTCTGCAAATACAGTGAGCTCTCTCCAGTGATCTTCGTCCCACGCCGCAACAGATCCCACATCGACGTGGATATTAGTACGGAAGCGGAGCAAGACATCTTCTTGCTGATTATCTGGCGGTAGCCGGATTCTGACGTCCTCTTCAGATGCCGTTGATGTCACCAGGAACGGAGCAGCGTCCGCAAATCGGATTCGTTGTGGCTGGAAATGTTCACCGGCAGCCTTGATTGTTAATGGCAGCCGGTGTTTAGGGATGTATGCAGCTCCTGGGATCTCGCGGCTACCCGATCCGGAGATGAACAATAATCTTGTAGGTATGTCGAGATGCTTGCTAAAGAACTCGGCCGGGCCGTCTCCCATATCAACGGCCGAAGCTTCGGTTCCGAAGACGCTCACTTGGTACGACGGCGCGTCTAGACATGACAGCGGCGATGGTGTGAGAGGAATAGTAATTGAAGACTCCGGCTGGGCCACCGTGTGCTTGATAGTTAGCTCCGACCAATCATCATTGATTGAAGGCTGGAAGAGTGCCAATTTATACACCCGTTTGACGGTAAGGTGCTCGGCCAGATGAGGTCGTATCGTGGGGTGGCTCTTGGGATCTCTGACAAGGATATACTGCCGGTCAAAGCGAAAGCCCTCACTCGTGATTTCTGCAATTGACACCTCAATTGGCAGGAGTGATTTGACAGGATAGATGAACAGCTAAAAATTTGTGTTGTTAGCAAGCGCCATGTGGCTTATAGGACCTCGGACCAAAGGCAAGACAGAGATCGCCAAGCCCTGGGCCGTAAGTCTTGAGATGAGACAGTGATGGAACGGGTTCGGTACCCTTTGGATTTTCATCTTGCTGCCTAATTGCGGTCGGTTACAGTTGCCGCATCTATATGTTGTTCTGCGCTCAGCATTCGCTCGGCGCTCGGCCTCATCACCACTATTTTGGATAGCGCAAACTGGTGTCTGACCGTCACCACGCGCTGCTCTGTTGTGAACTTGTGAAGCTATCCGTCCACCGCGTCCGTCAATAGCGCTTCTCGTGGATCAAAAAAAGAGTGCACGGAGCGAGATGATGAGATGCAGCTGGGAGGAATGAGTGGGAAAAGC of the Trichoderma breve strain T069 chromosome 4, whole genome shotgun sequence genome contains:
- a CDS encoding MOSC domain-containing protein, which translates into the protein MKIQRLFIYPVKSLLPIEVSIAEITSEGFRFDRQYILVRDPKSHPTIRPHLAEHLTVKRVYKLALFQPSINDDWSELTIKHTVAQPESSITIPLTPSPLSCLDAPSYQVSVFGTEASAVDMGDGPAEFFSKHLDIPTRLLFISGSGSREIPGAAYIPKHRLPLTIKAAGEHFQPQRIRFADAAPFLVTSTASEEDVRIRLPPDNQQEDVLLRFRTNIHVDVGSVAAWDEDHWRELTVFAEDGTTPKAVVRCVFKTPRCLSINANIQTGGGSPRSTQVYGLIARDRRVNKAYPMKPVFGQWSFAGPNGALLRVGDEVKVTERGANDNLSENLVSA